The genomic segment GATTTTCGCCGGAACAGAAGAGGTTCGCGAACTCTTGAAAAACCGTTCAGTGTCCATCGAAGCGCTTCCTGAGGGAGAGCATTTCGACTCCAAGGAGACACTGCTCCGCATTCGAGGTGCTTATGGCGAGTTTGGGTTGTATGAAGCCCCTCTTTTGGGTTTTCTTTCCAGTTCTAGCGGTTGGGCCACGGCTGCCCGTCAGTGCGTGGACGCGGCGGAGGGCAAGCCGGTCCTTTCCTTTGGCGCGCGTCACGTACACCCCTCCGTGGCTCCCGTTATGGACAGCGTGGCGGTAAAAGTTGGAGGATGCGCGGGAGCCAGTTGCGTTCTGGGCGCGAAGCTCTGCGGCAAAGAGCCCTCCGGGACAGTTCCCCACGCGGCAGTGTTGATTCTGGGAGACACGCTGACGTTGGCCAAAGCCTACGACGTGGAACTCCCCGCTCATATCGGGCGCATTTTTCTGGTGGACACTTTTAAGGACGAGGCGGAGGAGACCCTGCGCCTAGCGGAGGCTTTGGGAAAGAAACTGGACGCCATTCGCCTGGATACCCCAGGAGAGCGGGGTGGCGTTACCCCGGAGTTGGTGGCGGAGGTGCGTTATCGCCTGAATATGGGATCTTTCAATCACGTCAAGATTGTCGTTTCAGGGGGATTGACTCCCGTCAGAATAGCGGAACTTTCCGCGTCGGGGGCGGATGTTTTCGGCGTGGGGAGTTTTATCGCCCATGCTCCGCCTATCGATATGACTATGGACCTGAAGGAGATCGAGGGGCATCCCGTGGCCAAGCGGGGAAGGTTGCCAGGGGTACTTGCCAATCCTCGCCTCGTTCGTATAAAATAATAAAGTTTGCTGAAAAATTGTAAGCTGAGTGGTTTGCGCTAGGACGGATCGAGCATCCGAGAGGGCCCCCTGCCACATTCTCGGTCTGCTTTTCGGAAAAGCGCGACGACGATATTTATAGATTTTTCGGCAAGACGTGACAGAGTGGTTATATTGAGGAGGAAACAAGATGGCAGGCAGTGGTTCCTACTTAGCTAAAAAAGAGACGGTGGAAAGGCAATGGTTTGTGGTCGACGCCACGGACAGGCCGGTGGGGCGTCTAGCGGCGCGGATCGCGCGGATCTTGACGGGGAAGCATCGACCCACTTTCACCCCCCACGTGGACACAGGGGATTTTGTGGTTGTCGTGAACGCCGACAAGGTTCGTTTGACGGGCAAAAAAGGCGCTCAATCTCATTATCATTATCATACGGGACATAGTGGCGGATACCGGTCGATTTCCTGGGATGTCATGCTTCAGAAAAAACCGGAGTTTTTGTTTGAACACGTGGTCAGGGGAATGTTACCCAAAACGCGTCTTAAATACGATCGAAAGTTGAAAGTCTACGCGGGCCCCCATCACCCTCACGCGGCACAGTCGCCTGTAGCGCTCGACCTTTGACGTTTTGGAATGGGAGGAGAAAGTCAATGGAGGATAATAGCTATTTTTGGGGCACCGGCAGGCGCAAGAACGCGTTAGCTCGGGTGAGGGTGCGCCCCGGTAACGGAGAGATAAAAATCAACGACAGGACGGTGGAAGATTATTTCCCGCGCCTAGTCTGGCAGTCTCAGGTATTACAGTCTTTGAAGGTTTCCAGCCTGGAGGGGAAAGTAGATGTCTTTGTCCGAGCGACAGGAGGCGGTTTGACAGGACAGGCAGGCGCGGCCAAGATGGGTATTGCTCGCGCTCTGATCAAGTTAAACCCCGATTTGCGCCCGGCCTTGAAAAAGGAGGGGCTTTTGACCCGAGACTCTCGCATGGTGGAACGTAAAAAATTCGGCCAGAAAGGTGCTCGAGGCAAGAGGCAGTACTCCAAACGTTAAGCGTTTAGCCATTAATAAACCGACCGGCTTTTGGCCGGTCGGTGTTTTTTTCGAAAACCGGCATGAATAGAGATCTGATGGCTATGTCGAAGATGATGACTATGTCGAAGAACTCCCAAGGTTTGACAGATGCGAGGATCGATTCAATAGATTTGATAGATTTGACAGAGATGAGATAAGTTATGATGTTTATGCTCTTGTTTGCCTTCGTGGTGGAGCGACAAGACAAGAGACGCGAACTTGCGCTATAATCGACCTCGTATTTCCAGCATTTTGATTTTGCAAAACCGGAATTTGGGAGGTTGCTTATGCATAAAAAGATGGCGTTCGTCAACGGGCGGGTTCATACCCCCCTGGGGGTGAAAGAGGCTCTTTTAATCAAGGGCGGAAGAGTGACGGAGCTAGGGTCCAGCGCGGATATCGCGCCGGCCGCGAATTTGGCGGGTGAGGGAGACATGACGGTCCTCGACCTGAAAGGACGATCCGTGTTTCCGGGCTTCGGCGATTCTCACATGCACTTTATGGCATGGCTGGAGTCTCAAGAGCTTCTGGACCTGAGATCTTGTAAATCCATCGACGAAATGAGGACCGCGCTCAAGTTGTACATCGAAACCCATCCTGTCGCCGAGGGGGGATGGTATCGCGGCCGGGGCTGGAACGACGCTAATTGGGCCGAAGGACGCCGACCCACTCGCTGGGATTTGGACGACCTGTCCCCACGCAACCCCGTAG from the Synergistaceae bacterium genome contains:
- a CDS encoding nicotinate phosphoribosyltransferase, translating into MELKIDGDRFLSATHEEIRSGLTTDVYFINTRDVLASVGRLDVEVTAEIFARKQGIFAGTEEVRELLKNRSVSIEALPEGEHFDSKETLLRIRGAYGEFGLYEAPLLGFLSSSSGWATAARQCVDAAEGKPVLSFGARHVHPSVAPVMDSVAVKVGGCAGASCVLGAKLCGKEPSGTVPHAAVLILGDTLTLAKAYDVELPAHIGRIFLVDTFKDEAEETLRLAEALGKKLDAIRLDTPGERGGVTPELVAEVRYRLNMGSFNHVKIVVSGGLTPVRIAELSASGADVFGVGSFIAHAPPIDMTMDLKEIEGHPVAKRGRLPGVLANPRLVRIK
- the rplM gene encoding 50S ribosomal protein L13; the encoded protein is MAGSGSYLAKKETVERQWFVVDATDRPVGRLAARIARILTGKHRPTFTPHVDTGDFVVVVNADKVRLTGKKGAQSHYHYHTGHSGGYRSISWDVMLQKKPEFLFEHVVRGMLPKTRLKYDRKLKVYAGPHHPHAAQSPVALDL
- the rpsI gene encoding 30S ribosomal protein S9, with product MEDNSYFWGTGRRKNALARVRVRPGNGEIKINDRTVEDYFPRLVWQSQVLQSLKVSSLEGKVDVFVRATGGGLTGQAGAAKMGIARALIKLNPDLRPALKKEGLLTRDSRMVERKKFGQKGARGKRQYSKR